The genome window TCGAGGCGCGCAGCATCATCATCGCGGTGCCGGCGCAGAAGCGGCTGCCGAGATAGACGGCGACGCTGCGGGTGAGGACCTCGGCGAGCCGCATCGGTCAGGAGCGGATGCGGAAGCCGGCGAGGTCCGGGCCGGCGGGCTCGGGCGTCTCGACGACGGCGCGGACGCGTGCGCCCGGGGGGCCCGTCCGGCACCAGTCCGCGAGCGTACGGACCGCCCCCGGGGCGCCCTCGACGAGCGCCTCGACGCTCCCGTCGGGGAGGTTGCGCACCCAGCCGTCGACGCCAAGCTGCCGCGCCTCCCGCTCGGTCGCGCCGCGGTACCAGACGCCCTGGACGCGTCCGGTGATGTGAAGCCGGAGGCGAAGACGCGCCGCCGTGGTCCCGTCGTCCGATCCGCGCCGCGTCACGGACGCAGGGTAGCGCGTACGGCGGTCGTCGTCACGGCGCGGTGGGACCTCGAGGGAGTCGGATGTTGCCCGGGACGAGCCAGGCCCGCCGGCCGCCGGAACTCTACGAGGTCCGTTGCAGCAGGCGCATGCCGGAGTCGCGGGCCGCGACCTTGTCGAAGGTGTAGACTGTCGTACATCCGGCCGCGATCGACGACTCGTGGATCAGGAAGTCTGCGAAGTCGGCTGTGCCGTCCCGATAGCCCGCGAGCGCACGCCAGACGGTCTCGGCATTCGCGACGACGAGGGTCCGAGTGTGGAGCAGGGTCTCGACGATCGCGGCGATCTGTCGCCGATCGGCGCCGTACAGATCTTCCATGACCCACACGGTTTCCACCAGCGCCACCAATGTGAGGAATCCCGGCGCATCCTCACGCAACGAGTGTTCGAAGAGTCTGGTGGCCACGGCGGACTGCTGGACGTCGTCCTGCGCGAGATACCGGACGAGCACGTTGGTATCGATGCCGATCATCGACCGGCGCGCCGTCGTGCCGCCTCCGTCATCATCTCGACGGTGACGGGCTTTCCGGGTTTCCCGAGGATGCCCTTGAGCGCCGTGATCGATCCGGTCGCGGCTTTGAGGAGGTAGCCATCGGCCGTCTTCACGAACTCGACGCGGCTTCCGGCGCCGAGGCCGAGCTCTTCGCGAACGGGGGCCGGGATGACGATCTGCCCTTTGGTGCTGACGGTGGCGGTGGCCATGTCGGATTGCCGTCCCAGCGACTTACTTAC of Deltaproteobacteria bacterium contains these proteins:
- a CDS encoding acylphosphatase, with the protein product MTRRGSDDGTTAARLRLRLHITGRVQGVWYRGATEREARQLGVDGWVRNLPDGSVEALVEGAPGAVRTLADWCRTGPPGARVRAVVETPEPAGPDLAGFRIRS
- a CDS encoding type II toxin-antitoxin system VapC family toxin; this encodes MIGIDTNVLVRYLAQDDVQQSAVATRLFEHSLREDAPGFLTLVALVETVWVMEDLYGADRRQIAAIVETLLHTRTLVVANAETVWRALAGYRDGTADFADFLIHESSIAAGCTTVYTFDKVAARDSGMRLLQRTS
- a CDS encoding AbrB/MazE/SpoVT family DNA-binding domain-containing protein, with the protein product MATATVSTKGQIVIPAPVREELGLGAGSRVEFVKTADGYLLKAATGSITALKGILGKPGKPVTVEMMTEAARRRAGR